One segment of Macrotis lagotis isolate mMagLag1 chromosome 1, bilby.v1.9.chrom.fasta, whole genome shotgun sequence DNA contains the following:
- the POLE4 gene encoding DNA polymerase epsilon subunit 4: protein MAAAAAAAGTEVVATGPTAVPAAEEGPAEEAAPAPAAGPPPQAPAASTGPRLSRLPLARVKALVKADPDVTLAGQEAVFILARAAELFVETIAKDAYLCAQQGKRKTLQRKDLDNAIEAVDEFAFLEGTLD, encoded by the exons atggcggcggcggcggcggcggcgggcacAGAGGTGGTGGCGACCGGCCCGACGGCTGTGCCAGCGGCAGAGGAGGGCCCCGCTGAAGAGGCGGCGCCGGCGCCGGCGGCCGGCCCTCCGCCGCAGGCCCCGGCGGCGTCGACCGGGCCCCGCTTGTCGCGGCTGCCGCTGGCGCGGGTGAAGGCGCTGGTGAAGGCGGACCCAGACGTGACCCTGGCGGGCCAGGAAGCCGTCTTCATCCTGGCTCGAGCCGCG GAACTGTTTGTGGAGACAATTGCAAAAGATGCTTACTTGTGTGCTCAACAAGGGAAAAGGAAAACTCTCCAGAGGAAGGACCTGG ATAATGCAATAGAAGCTGTGGATGAATTTGCTTTTCTAGAAG GTACTTTGGACTGA